The following proteins are encoded in a genomic region of Gimesia algae:
- a CDS encoding type B 50S ribosomal protein L31, translating into MKKDIHPDYHPVVFKDTSTGDSFLIQSTATSKATVEWEDGNTYPLVAVEISSKSHPYYTGKMKFVDSAGRVEKFQKKYNWDKRKGAEEGDKKEDQ; encoded by the coding sequence ATGAAAAAAGACATTCATCCCGACTATCATCCTGTTGTATTCAAGGATACTTCAACAGGTGATTCATTCCTCATCCAGTCAACAGCTACTTCTAAAGCCACAGTAGAATGGGAAGATGGAAACACTTACCCATTGGTGGCCGTGGAAATCAGCTCTAAATCTCATCCTTACTACACCGGTAAGATGAAGTTTGTTGACAGCGCCGGTCGCGTGGAGAAATTCCAGAAGAAATACAACTGGGACAAACGCAAAGGTGCAGAAGAAGGCGACAAAAAAGAAGACCAGTAG
- the ilvD gene encoding dihydroxy-acid dehydratase: MDHPLNWNSQNLTHGWQRGVTAFYYGLGFSDEDFDKAQIGIGVPLLDGNLCNVHAYELAKEIAEGCQSAEMIGLPFGVPAVSDNITQGQEGGNASLPSRNMIANAAECVVSAHSYDALIGLHNCDKNGPGFAMALARLNYPGLVVSGGSIMPGCHKGQDISILDVYDSQAAAAVGAMEEEEAEQILKTACPGPGGCGIAASFNTWGIALEAIGLMLPFSSSTPAIDNAKKTECLNVASAVRNLLQKNIRPRDILTRKAFENAATTIAAVGGSTNGILHLLALAREAGVEFHLQDIQEILRKTPVYCSFAPRGKKTMVDLHHLGGTPVLMKHLLKAGIIDGSCLTVTGKTLAENLADIGDVPANQELIAPLDQPYKDYADMQVCFGNLAPGGIVFKVSSMQESHFTGTACCFDEAKGVVDAVEAGKIKPGSVIVLRNLGPVASGMPEVLVATAALTVPELDGKVAFISDTRVSGVSHGAIGVHCSPEAAVGGPIGLVQDGDQISFDLLKGEIRVDVSDQEFQQRRENQPLQPVRHSRGYLADFSATTSQAHHGCVSNALLPDCE, from the coding sequence ATGGATCATCCTTTAAACTGGAACAGTCAGAATCTGACGCACGGCTGGCAACGGGGCGTCACCGCATTCTACTACGGGTTGGGTTTTTCGGATGAAGATTTTGACAAGGCCCAGATCGGGATTGGTGTTCCGTTACTGGATGGCAACCTCTGTAATGTGCACGCCTATGAACTTGCGAAAGAAATTGCAGAGGGATGTCAATCCGCTGAGATGATTGGGCTTCCCTTCGGAGTTCCGGCCGTCAGTGACAACATCACCCAGGGACAGGAAGGAGGCAATGCCAGCCTTCCCTCTCGCAATATGATTGCGAACGCGGCGGAATGCGTCGTTAGTGCGCACTCGTACGATGCATTGATTGGCCTGCACAACTGTGACAAAAATGGACCAGGCTTTGCCATGGCATTGGCGCGGCTTAACTATCCGGGTCTGGTCGTCAGTGGTGGCAGTATTATGCCGGGCTGCCATAAAGGTCAGGACATCTCGATTCTGGATGTCTACGACTCTCAAGCAGCAGCAGCCGTCGGTGCCATGGAAGAAGAGGAAGCTGAACAGATTCTGAAAACCGCCTGCCCGGGCCCGGGGGGATGTGGGATCGCTGCTTCCTTCAATACCTGGGGCATCGCACTCGAAGCTATCGGCTTGATGCTCCCTTTCAGCAGTTCGACACCGGCCATTGATAACGCCAAAAAAACAGAATGCCTGAATGTCGCTTCCGCCGTCCGAAACCTTCTGCAGAAGAATATCCGGCCACGCGACATTCTGACTCGCAAAGCATTTGAAAATGCCGCTACTACCATTGCAGCCGTCGGCGGATCCACGAATGGGATCCTGCATCTTCTCGCGCTGGCTCGCGAGGCGGGAGTCGAGTTTCATCTACAGGATATTCAGGAAATACTCCGAAAAACGCCCGTCTATTGCAGTTTTGCACCTCGCGGTAAAAAAACTATGGTCGACCTTCATCATCTGGGTGGCACACCGGTTCTCATGAAACATCTGCTCAAAGCAGGCATCATTGATGGCAGTTGCCTGACTGTCACAGGAAAAACACTGGCTGAAAACCTGGCAGACATCGGCGATGTCCCCGCTAACCAGGAACTGATCGCCCCGCTCGATCAACCTTACAAAGATTATGCCGACATGCAGGTCTGCTTCGGTAACCTGGCGCCGGGGGGCATAGTCTTCAAAGTCTCCAGCATGCAGGAATCACATTTCACAGGAACTGCGTGTTGCTTTGATGAAGCAAAAGGGGTGGTCGATGCCGTTGAAGCCGGTAAGATTAAGCCAGGCAGTGTCATCGTATTACGAAACCTCGGACCGGTCGCGTCCGGCATGCCTGAAGTGCTTGTCGCGACAGCTGCCCTGACCGTGCCGGAACTCGACGGTAAAGTAGCTTTCATCTCGGATACACGCGTATCAGGCGTTTCACACGGCGCGATCGGCGTGCACTGTTCTCCGGAAGCTGCCGTCGGAGGTCCCATTGGCCTGGTACAGGATGGAGATCAAATCTCGTTCGACCTGCTCAAAGGAGAAATCCGTGTTGATGTCTCGGATCAGGAATTTCAGCAACGCCGAGAGAATCAGCCACTACAACCCGTCAGACACTCCCGCGGCTATCTGGCTGACTTTTCAGCCACGACCTCACAGGCTCATCATGGCTGTGTGAGTAATGCCCTGCTGCCGGATTGCGAATAA
- a CDS encoding UTP--glucose-1-phosphate uridylyltransferase, with product MTAPASFPEDLYQTLAGFQQTHLLTWWNDLSEPDQSKLLAQIQAINFAQIQRLYAPGEATQKTESAAQKAERATRPATVVRLEERSSSPTESDKATEQGRKLLEAGRVGAILVAGGQGSRLGFSHPKGMYPIGPVKQTSLFQILVEQLRARARQAGKPICYFIMTSDATHDETVEYFQQHQNFGLADDELYFFKQGTMPAVDADSGQILLEEKHRIAVSPDGHGGMLAALKNNGMFEVMQKKGIDTLYYHQVDNPTAIVCDPEFLGYHDHANADVSVKVVSKRSPDEKMGIVCDVDQKTQIIEYSDLPDHIAAQTDDDGNLLHWAGSTAIHIFNRDFLEQIANDDARLPFHQANKKVPHIDASGSQVAPEKPNAIKFERFIFDVLPEADTVLVYEIDRQREFNPVKNAEGQDSPETAHEALIRIFSGWLKSCGVTLPAEATVEISPLFAVDETELKQKISADAEFTSPVYLGE from the coding sequence ATGACAGCTCCCGCATCCTTTCCAGAGGATCTTTACCAGACGTTAGCAGGCTTTCAGCAAACCCATCTACTTACGTGGTGGAATGACCTGAGTGAACCGGATCAGTCCAAACTGTTAGCCCAAATCCAGGCAATCAACTTCGCGCAGATCCAGCGACTGTATGCCCCCGGAGAAGCAACCCAAAAGACAGAATCGGCAGCGCAAAAAGCAGAACGCGCCACTCGCCCTGCCACTGTTGTCCGACTGGAAGAGCGCAGCTCATCTCCCACAGAATCTGATAAAGCAACCGAGCAAGGCAGAAAGCTGCTGGAAGCAGGCAGAGTGGGTGCGATTCTTGTAGCGGGGGGACAGGGTTCACGACTGGGCTTCAGCCATCCTAAAGGCATGTATCCCATCGGACCTGTCAAACAAACTTCCCTGTTTCAGATTCTGGTGGAACAGTTGCGTGCCCGCGCACGCCAGGCTGGAAAACCAATCTGCTATTTCATCATGACCAGCGATGCCACTCACGATGAAACAGTAGAATATTTTCAACAGCATCAGAATTTTGGACTCGCGGATGACGAACTCTACTTCTTCAAACAAGGCACGATGCCCGCGGTCGATGCGGATTCAGGGCAAATTCTCCTGGAAGAAAAACACCGCATTGCTGTCAGCCCGGACGGACATGGGGGCATGCTGGCAGCCCTCAAGAACAACGGTATGTTTGAAGTGATGCAGAAAAAAGGGATCGATACACTCTATTACCATCAGGTCGACAACCCGACTGCCATCGTCTGCGATCCCGAGTTCCTGGGTTACCATGATCATGCCAATGCAGACGTATCGGTCAAAGTGGTCTCAAAACGTTCGCCCGATGAAAAAATGGGGATCGTCTGCGATGTCGATCAGAAAACTCAGATCATCGAATACAGTGACCTGCCAGATCATATCGCCGCACAGACGGACGATGATGGCAACCTGCTGCACTGGGCAGGCAGCACCGCGATTCATATCTTCAATCGTGATTTCCTGGAGCAGATCGCCAATGACGATGCGCGGCTCCCGTTTCATCAGGCGAATAAAAAAGTGCCGCATATCGATGCATCAGGCTCTCAGGTCGCTCCTGAAAAACCCAACGCGATTAAGTTTGAACGATTTATTTTTGATGTGCTGCCGGAAGCGGACACCGTACTCGTCTATGAAATCGATCGACAACGAGAATTTAATCCCGTCAAAAATGCGGAAGGCCAGGATTCTCCAGAGACCGCCCATGAGGCACTCATTCGAATCTTTTCCGGCTGGCTGAAGTCCTGTGGCGTTACGCTCCCCGCAGAAGCGACAGTGGAGATCAGTCCGTTATTCGCCGTCGATGAAACAGAGTTAAAACAGAAAATCTCAGCTGATGCGGAATTTACATCTCCCGTGTATCTGGGAGAATAG
- a CDS encoding mannose-1-phosphate guanylyltransferase, whose translation MLHTVVMAGGSGTRFWPQSRKAIPKQLLKLVGQQTMIQETVARCRELSDEQHIWIATNSTLSPEVKIQLPQLNPKHMLVEPVPRNTAPCIGLAAIHLLHIDPEAIMLVVSSDHVIQPESGFVNTIRQAVTLIEAKPETLALIGISPAYPATGYGYIQTGNSVTADLPGLSVQEFKEKPDLPTAQQYCDSGDYLWNCGIFAWKAQTILDAIAQYEPEMYELLMQVAAVIDKPEYMNVLEQTFPKMKSTSIDYAVLEHSREQLAVIRAEFDWDDVGNWNTLQKYFPTDDEGNTVLGPHCGLDTSNSIIRTTDDHLIATFGVENCLIVHTPDATLIAPKDDESAIKKLVTLIEERGYEQYL comes from the coding sequence ATGCTACATACAGTTGTCATGGCAGGTGGCAGCGGAACACGCTTCTGGCCTCAAAGCCGTAAAGCAATTCCCAAGCAGCTGCTGAAACTCGTGGGCCAACAGACCATGATTCAGGAGACGGTGGCGCGGTGTCGCGAACTTTCCGATGAGCAACATATCTGGATTGCCACGAACAGCACACTTTCACCTGAAGTCAAAATCCAACTGCCTCAGCTGAACCCGAAACACATGCTGGTTGAGCCAGTGCCACGCAATACCGCTCCCTGTATTGGACTGGCAGCGATCCACCTGCTCCACATTGATCCGGAAGCCATCATGCTTGTGGTCTCGTCTGATCACGTGATCCAGCCTGAATCGGGATTTGTGAATACCATCAGGCAGGCGGTCACACTGATTGAAGCCAAACCGGAAACCCTCGCGCTCATCGGCATTTCACCTGCTTATCCTGCCACTGGCTATGGCTATATTCAGACGGGAAATTCGGTCACAGCTGACCTGCCTGGTTTAAGCGTCCAGGAGTTTAAGGAAAAACCAGATCTGCCGACCGCGCAGCAGTATTGCGACAGCGGTGACTACCTCTGGAACTGCGGTATTTTTGCCTGGAAGGCGCAAACGATTCTGGACGCGATTGCTCAATATGAACCAGAAATGTATGAGCTACTGATGCAGGTTGCGGCCGTCATTGATAAACCGGAATATATGAACGTGCTGGAGCAGACTTTCCCCAAAATGAAATCGACTTCCATCGATTACGCAGTCCTTGAGCACTCTCGAGAACAGCTGGCGGTGATCCGTGCTGAGTTTGATTGGGACGATGTTGGTAACTGGAACACGCTGCAGAAATATTTTCCGACTGATGATGAGGGCAACACCGTGCTGGGACCGCATTGTGGCCTGGATACTTCCAACAGCATTATCCGCACGACGGACGACCATCTGATCGCCACGTTTGGGGTAGAGAACTGCCTGATCGTGCACACTCCTGATGCGACATTGATTGCTCCCAAAGACGATGAATCCGCCATCAAAAAACTGGTTACCCTGATCGAGGAGCGCGGCTATGAGCAATACCTCTGA
- the ruvX gene encoding Holliday junction resolvase RuvX, producing MSNTSETGQPFEAEFPPEGRLLGLDYGTKRVGIAISTFEQNIASPLDNYHRQNLQQDQKHLSKIITEYQCKGLVVGLPVHMSGDEGQKAKEARQFGNWVSQFAEIPVSYWDERYSSATAEEFLANLNMSRNKRKAYLDKLAAQIILQAFLDSPNRNQIPGSF from the coding sequence ATGAGCAATACCTCTGAAACAGGGCAACCCTTTGAAGCGGAATTCCCTCCTGAAGGGCGACTGCTGGGACTCGACTATGGCACAAAACGCGTCGGTATTGCGATTTCCACGTTTGAGCAGAATATCGCCAGCCCGCTCGATAACTATCACCGACAAAACCTGCAGCAGGACCAGAAGCACCTCTCCAAAATCATCACAGAATATCAATGTAAAGGACTGGTCGTAGGTCTCCCCGTGCATATGAGCGGCGATGAAGGACAGAAAGCCAAAGAGGCGCGTCAGTTCGGTAACTGGGTCAGTCAGTTTGCTGAGATTCCCGTCTCTTACTGGGACGAACGCTATTCTTCCGCGACGGCTGAAGAATTTCTGGCCAACCTGAATATGAGCCGTAACAAACGGAAAGCCTACCTGGATAAACTCGCGGCCCAGATTATTTTGCAGGCATTTCTGGACAGCCCGAACCGAAATCAGATTCCTGGTTCTTTTTGA
- a CDS encoding class I SAM-dependent methyltransferase encodes METIKGHLYDYPKYYDLIFGDDWKAEFDFLQSCFKKHATRKVKRLFEPACGTGRLLIKLAQAGYQVSGNDLNQHAIKYCNDRLERFSFPRSAVLGDMSDFKLKKPVDAAFNTINSFRHLPSETAAKNHLKCVADALAPGGLYILGLHLTPTVGEPMQSESWSARRGNLQINSHMQSISTDLKKRNEHLEMTFDVYTPSRQFQLFDTMDYRTYTAPQFKALLKKVPEFEVVELYDFMYEMDFTIELDAQTEDVVFILRKK; translated from the coding sequence ATGGAAACGATCAAAGGGCACCTGTACGACTATCCCAAATATTACGATCTCATTTTTGGTGATGACTGGAAAGCAGAGTTCGATTTTCTACAAAGCTGCTTTAAGAAGCACGCTACCCGTAAAGTAAAACGTCTGTTTGAACCAGCCTGTGGAACCGGTCGCCTGCTGATCAAACTGGCTCAGGCAGGCTATCAGGTCTCGGGCAACGATCTCAATCAACATGCCATTAAATACTGCAACGACCGACTGGAACGTTTTAGTTTTCCCCGCTCCGCTGTCCTGGGAGACATGTCAGACTTCAAACTGAAAAAACCCGTCGATGCCGCTTTCAATACCATCAACAGTTTTCGTCATCTGCCTTCCGAAACTGCAGCAAAAAACCACTTGAAATGTGTGGCTGATGCGCTGGCTCCTGGCGGGTTGTACATTTTGGGACTGCACCTGACTCCCACTGTCGGTGAGCCGATGCAGAGTGAAAGCTGGTCAGCCCGGCGGGGAAACCTGCAGATCAACTCTCATATGCAGTCGATCTCAACAGATCTGAAGAAACGCAACGAACATCTGGAAATGACGTTCGACGTCTATACTCCCTCACGACAGTTTCAGCTGTTTGATACGATGGACTACCGCACTTATACGGCGCCTCAATTTAAAGCGCTGCTGAAAAAGGTCCCTGAATTCGAAGTTGTAGAGCTATACGACTTCATGTATGAAATGGATTTCACCATCGAGCTCGATGCGCAGACCGAAGATGTTGTCTTCATACTTCGCAAAAAATAA
- the pyrH gene encoding UMP kinase: MTDSPAPLLKPAYERVLLKLSGEVFCRDGEGGISMSELESISAQIKRLVDSGVQLAIVCGGGNILRGKQFSSSSGSINPATAHYMGMLATVINGLALQDALENAGVPTRLQTAIRMEGVAEPFIRRRCVRHLEKGRVVILAAGTGSPFVTTDTAAALRSREIDADILLKATKVDGIYSDDPEKNPHAVRFSEISYRDVLHKNLQVMDAQALHHCMEHGIPILVFNFRKTGNIEKAVAGENIGTRVLPTVESRTES; encoded by the coding sequence ATGACCGATTCTCCTGCCCCTTTGCTTAAGCCTGCTTATGAGCGTGTTTTACTCAAATTAAGTGGCGAAGTTTTCTGCCGAGATGGTGAAGGTGGCATCAGCATGTCTGAGCTTGAGTCGATTTCCGCTCAGATTAAACGGCTGGTTGATTCAGGAGTTCAGCTGGCCATCGTCTGTGGCGGTGGCAATATCCTGCGAGGCAAACAGTTCTCTTCTTCCAGTGGTTCTATCAATCCGGCTACCGCACATTATATGGGGATGCTGGCGACAGTCATCAACGGTCTTGCCTTACAGGATGCCCTGGAAAACGCGGGTGTACCAACTCGCCTGCAGACGGCAATCCGCATGGAAGGTGTGGCAGAGCCCTTCATCCGTCGACGTTGCGTTCGTCATCTGGAGAAGGGGCGCGTGGTCATTCTGGCTGCGGGAACGGGGAGTCCTTTTGTGACGACAGATACTGCTGCTGCCTTGCGTTCGCGTGAAATCGATGCGGATATTCTGCTCAAAGCAACTAAAGTAGATGGGATCTATTCTGATGATCCAGAGAAAAATCCACATGCCGTCCGGTTTTCTGAGATCAGTTACCGGGATGTCCTGCATAAGAATCTGCAGGTAATGGATGCGCAGGCGCTGCATCATTGTATGGAACACGGGATTCCAATTCTGGTTTTCAATTTCCGTAAAACAGGAAATATTGAAAAAGCAGTGGCTGGTGAAAACATTGGTACCCGCGTGCTGCCAACTGTCGAATCGCGCACAGAGAGCTGA
- the tsf gene encoding translation elongation factor Ts, giving the protein MAEITAAAVKALREITDLPMMACKKALQEAGGDQEKAIDILREEAGKIQLKRSDNATSEGRITVLSSEDGSETVMLEIACESAPVASGEDLVNFSNTCVAQLIANPGVDTVEGLLALPSEKTPGKTLNDDFMDMLNKIREKIVVTRIARSQGPTGSYVHHDGKTGVLLQAKGETADAELLRGVAMHIAALKPVAVNESDLDPAVVQEERDRLIAEAKATGKPDNIIEKIVDGRMKTFFVEQGVLNYQPYAVDDSKTVSQALAEKGLEAVSFTRCAIGG; this is encoded by the coding sequence ATGGCTGAAATCACAGCAGCAGCCGTGAAAGCATTACGTGAAATTACCGACCTGCCCATGATGGCCTGCAAAAAAGCATTGCAGGAAGCAGGCGGCGATCAGGAAAAGGCAATCGATATTCTGCGGGAAGAAGCCGGCAAGATCCAGCTGAAGCGGAGCGACAATGCCACTTCAGAAGGTCGAATTACGGTCCTGTCCAGCGAAGATGGTTCAGAAACAGTCATGCTGGAAATTGCCTGTGAGTCTGCCCCCGTTGCCAGTGGAGAAGACCTGGTTAACTTTTCCAACACCTGTGTCGCGCAGCTGATCGCAAATCCAGGAGTCGATACGGTAGAAGGTCTGTTGGCGCTGCCTTCCGAAAAGACCCCGGGAAAAACTCTGAATGATGATTTCATGGATATGTTAAACAAGATCCGTGAAAAAATCGTCGTCACCCGCATTGCCCGGTCACAGGGGCCAACTGGCAGCTATGTGCACCATGATGGCAAAACCGGCGTGCTGCTTCAGGCAAAAGGTGAGACAGCTGATGCCGAACTGCTTCGCGGCGTGGCCATGCACATCGCTGCTTTGAAACCGGTTGCCGTCAATGAATCAGATCTGGACCCTGCTGTTGTTCAGGAGGAACGCGATCGTCTGATTGCAGAAGCCAAAGCGACAGGCAAGCCAGATAATATTATTGAAAAAATTGTAGATGGCCGCATGAAAACATTTTTTGTAGAACAGGGAGTACTGAATTATCAGCCTTATGCGGTTGATGATTCCAAAACTGTCAGCCAGGCATTGGCCGAAAAAGGCCTGGAAGCAGTTTCATTTACCCGTTGTGCAATTGGCGGTTAA